From Antennarius striatus isolate MH-2024 chromosome 9, ASM4005453v1, whole genome shotgun sequence, one genomic window encodes:
- the si:ch73-54f23.2 gene encoding uncharacterized protein si:ch73-54f23.2, with protein MLQPTVSAAAAALWLLAVLGPGSSLPAEDNSETVFSLCRRCFYKQLPPQAASAGSGLRPVCHELTGGQAFATLSKPDCDRSVYSAFCLSHGWLEREAEEEGEPGAVEEEGSITVAVPALLRRGGVLPTDSLVQNWDSAVSAVVKSSIGPQCSTSEGDLYILTGAGDLRAAEDGDDKHQTKLLWSAVCCAVAEGKSGFSVGLITDAGQAVRQVSVKELQEMLGVEEMFLEGCGRTDKETVGITAGLLEGLLLGNTEKLVGDPSGSANSKEADVADVKQETSESSVEGGSPESSDEHTTVDEQEIDANTSSSLVYILSTTLSILKAPLQPVFSTITQLPEQVTYVLQEDLGVLSNLPGDIFSVFYLLTSDILSWMGSAAEMLLGIGESCFCGTYYCTSSMIGALFDSCYTGVTGVGTLTGDSLGIFGDALDNSWWVTKFFGGRLWEQSEGYVGSVMSEMGGQAKSIGGGFGRLAWRSGSGVVNVFRMGGGLIVGVVNMFIGAASEAFGQESESWTESLPPIEE; from the exons ATGCTGCAGCCTACAGTcagtgcagcagctgcagctcttTGGCTCCTGGCAGTTCTGGGCCCAGGCTCGTCTCTTCCAGCTGAGGACAACTCAGAGACGGTCTTCAGCCTCTGCAGGCGGTGTTTCTACAAACAGCTGCCTCCTCAGGCAGCCTCTGCAGGGTCAGGGCTGCGCCCAGTCTGCCATGAACTGACAGGAGGGCAGGCGTTCGCTACTCTGTCCAAACCGGACTGTGACAGATCTGTCTACTCTGCCTTCTGCCTCAGCCATGGATGGCTggagagggaggcagaggaggagggagagccTGGG gcagtggaggaggagggaagtaTTACAGTAGCCGTACCAGCCCTGCTCAGACGTGGCGGCGTCCTACCAACAGACTCTCTGGTTCAAAACTGGGACTCAGCTGTTAGTGCTGTGGTCAAGTCAAGCATCGGTCCCCAGTGCAGCACTTCAGAGGGTGATCTCTACATCCTGACTGGGGCCGGAGATCTCAGGGCTGCTGAGGACGGAGATGATAAGCATCAGACAAAGCTGCTGTGGTCTGCAGTGTGCTGTGCGGTCGCTGAGGGGAAGAGTGGCTTCAGTGTGGGGTTAATCACAGATGCAGGGCAAGCAGTCAGGCAAGTGAGTGTGAAGGAGCTTCAGGAGATGCTCGGAGTGGAAGAGATGTTCTTGGAAGGCTGTGGAAGAACAGACAAGGAAACAGTTGGAATCACAGCGGGTCTCCTTGAGGGGCTACTACTTGGTAATACAGAAAAGTTGGTTGGGGATCCCAGTGGCAGTGCCAACAGCAAGGAAGCTGATGTTGCAGACGTGAAGCAAGAAACATCAGAAAGTAGCGTTGAAGGGGGGTCTCCAGAATCCTCAGATGAACATACGACTGTGGATGAACAAGAGATAGACGCAAACACCAGTAGCTCTCTGGTCTACATCCTTTCTACAACTTTATCCATTCTCAAAGCTCCGCTGCAGCCTGTGTTCTCCACCATTACACAGCTACCTGAACAG GTCACGTATGTGCTTCAGGAAGACCTTGGAGTTCTCAGTAACCTGCCTGGAGATATCTTCTCTGTGTTCTACCTCCTGACATCAGATATTTTGTCCTGGATGGGCTCAGCTGCAGAAATGCTACTGGGTATTGGGGAATCATGCTTCTGTGGTACCTATTACTGCACCTCCTCCATGATTGGAGCCTTATTTGACAGCTGTTACACTGGGGTCACTGGAGTGGGTACACTGACTGGAGATTCACTTGGGATTTTTGGTGACGCTTTAGATAACAGTTGGTGGGTGACTAAGTTCTTTGGAGGCCGGCTATGGGAGCAGAGTGAGGGGTATGTAGGATCAGTGATGTCAGAGATGGGGGGTCAGGCAAAATCTATTGGTGGAGGGTTTGGGAGACTAGCATGGAGAAGTGGGAGTGGTGTGGTTAATGTTTttaggatgggggggggtttaatAGTGGGGGTGGTCAATATGTTCATTGGCGCAGCGAGTGAGGCTTTTGGGCAGGAATCTGAAAGTTGGACAGAAAGTTTACCTCCAATTGAAGAGtaa